The Streptomyces sp. NBC_00569 genomic sequence GTGAGCGGACGCTGTCCATCCACAGCATCGACAGCACCAGCCGGGAGTCCTTCTACTGGCTCGCCGTCCTGTTCACCTTCGCCCTCGGCACCGCTGCCGGCGACCTGGTCTCCGAGCGCATGGACCTCGGCTACTGGCTCGCCGCGGTTCTGTTCGGTCTGGCCATCGCCGCGGTCGCCCTTGCGCACTTCAAGCTCGGCCTGGACGCGGTCTGGAGCTTCTGGATCGCCTACATCCTCACCCGCCCGCTCGGCGCGTCCATCGGTGACTATCTCTCCCAGCCCACCGGCGACGGAGGCCTGGGCATGGGCACGGTGGTGACCAGTGTGCTGTTCCTCGCGGTCATCCTCGGCCTGGTCGTGTATCTGTCGGTGACCCGGAAGGACGTGACGCAGCCGCAGCACACCGCCCGGCACGCGGGCTGAGCAGGCGTTCAGGATGTGTTCAGGCTGATACTGGCAACGTCGGTAAAGCGATCACTCTTCGGGGTCGCATCGTGACACAGAGCGCCCGCCCCCCTTGCGGGGCGGGCGTTCTGCCGTACGACCGAATCGGAGCCCCCCACCTTGCAGCAGCCTGAAATGTTCACTGATCTGGGCGTCACGAGCACGACCAAATCGGTGATGAAGAAGCTTCCCGAGGTCACTCTGGCGTTCTGGATCATGAAGATCGCCGCGACCACGCTCGGCGAGACGGCCGGCGACCTCTTCGCGCAGACCCTCAAACTCGGCTACTTCCTCACCACGATCGGGCTGTTCCTGATCTTCGCGGTGACCCTGGTCGTGCAGCTGAGGTCCAGCCGCTACAACCCGTTCTTCTACTGGACCGTGATCCTGTCGACCAGCATGGCCGGCACCACGATGTCCGACTTCATGAACCGTGACGCGGGAGCCAAGTACCTGTCCGGCGATGCCACCTCACTCGGCTGGGGCCCGCAGGGCCTGGGGCTCGGCTACCCCACCGGGGCGGCGATCCTCATCTCGATCCTGCTGGTCATCTTCGCGGTCTGGAAGGCCACCGGGATGACCTTCCAGATCCGTGACATCGTCACCTTCCGCGGCGAGGCGCTGTTCTGGTCGGCGATCCTCGTCTCCAACACCCTCGGCACATCGATGGGTGACTTCCTGTCCGACAGCTCCGGGCTCGGATACGCCGGAGGCGCACTGCTCGTGACCGGGGCGCTCGCCGTTCTCGTCGCCCTGATGAAGGTGCCGGTGGTGCCGAACGTGTTGCTCTTCTGGATCGCCTTCGTCCTCACCCGCCCGTTGGGCGCCACCGCGGGTGACTTCCTGACCAAGCCGGTCGCCAAGGGCGGTCTGAACCTCGGCACGGTGGGTTCCTCGGCCGTACTACTGGCCGTCCTGCTCGGCCTCGTGGCCTACGCGCAGGTCCAGGAACGCCGGACCACCGCAGCGCCGCCGACGGAACGGGAGCCGGTCACTCAGCAAGCCGACTGAGCGCCGTCACCCGACAGGCAGATCGACCCGGAAGCGCGCTCCGGAGGTGTAACCGGGATCGTGCGTCACGTCGCCGCCGACGGCGCGGGCCAGGCGCCGCGCGAGCGGCAGTCCGAGGCCAGCGCCGTCGTGCCCGTCGTCCACGTCGGCGCGGCGGCCGGGCTGGAAGAGGTCACCGACGAACATCGCGGGCACGCCGGGGCCGTCGTCGGTGACG encodes the following:
- a CDS encoding COG4705 family protein; translated protein: MTYETSKTSASSAADTQAVSSSPRPRWNKVPEVTAYFWIIKVLCTTVGETAADLLNEKAGLGLTGVSVLMSALLAVVLVVQFRTSTYRAGVYWLAVALISVVGTLISDNLTDNMGVPLETSTTVFAIILAIVFVVWYRRERTLSIHSIDSTSRESFYWLAVLFTFALGTAAGDLVSERMDLGYWLAAVLFGLAIAAVALAHFKLGLDAVWSFWIAYILTRPLGASIGDYLSQPTGDGGLGMGTVVTSVLFLAVILGLVVYLSVTRKDVTQPQHTARHAG
- a CDS encoding COG4705 family protein; protein product: MFTDLGVTSTTKSVMKKLPEVTLAFWIMKIAATTLGETAGDLFAQTLKLGYFLTTIGLFLIFAVTLVVQLRSSRYNPFFYWTVILSTSMAGTTMSDFMNRDAGAKYLSGDATSLGWGPQGLGLGYPTGAAILISILLVIFAVWKATGMTFQIRDIVTFRGEALFWSAILVSNTLGTSMGDFLSDSSGLGYAGGALLVTGALAVLVALMKVPVVPNVLLFWIAFVLTRPLGATAGDFLTKPVAKGGLNLGTVGSSAVLLAVLLGLVAYAQVQERRTTAAPPTEREPVTQQAD